The sequence below is a genomic window from Prochlorococcus marinus CUG1438.
TTTATTTTTATTGAACTATTAATTATTTTAATTAGATAATCATTCTTGAGATTTATAAGTTCATTCTTGTGTTTTTCAATTTCTAAGTATTCGAAAAGTTCTTTATCTCTTATTACTCCGTATTTTATTACTTCGGCCATGCCTGCATTAAATTCTCTTTTGGGCAGACTTTTTAAAGTTTCTGGATCAATAAAAACAGCTTTAGGTTGATTGAAGGCTCCAATTAAATTCTTACCTTTTGGATGATTTACTCCTGTTTTCCCTCCCACAGATGAATCAACCATCGATAATAATGTTGTTGGAATCTGAATATATTCGATGCCTCTTAGCCAAGTAGCAGCTGCGAAGCCACTTACATCTCCAACAATTCCTCCTCCAAGGGCAATAATTATTGAATTTCTATCTAAGCCAAATTCAAATGCAACATCATATATTTCACTTAAGGTTTTTAAGTTTTTGTGTGATTCTCCAGCCTTGATAAGGAACATTTTGGCCTGGTATTTATTATCTTTTAAATTATTTAAGAATTTTTCTCCATATAAATTTGATATTTCTTCATTTGAAATCACAAGTATTTTTCTATGTTTTGTTATTCCAATTCTTAAGAGTTCTTCGCTGATATTATTCAGTATCCCTGCTTCTAGTGTTACTTCGTATGACTTATCACCTAATGGGACTAATATTTTTCTCTTATTCACAATTGATTACCTAGTTAAAATTTATAAATATTTAGTATTAAATACTTTATATATTAGCAAAATCTAAGCTCTAGATACTTAAAAATTCAGTTGTTAAGAATTAGAAATGGTAATAAAATCATGCTATGAGTTTAAAAAAAAATATAAAAGATATTAAGAAAAATTATTCCCTGGGAATAATTGGAGGTGGTCAACTGGCTTTAATGTTAACCGAGGCAGCAAAAAAAAGAAATTTAGAAGTATGTGTGCAAACAAAATCTTGTGATGATCCTGCTGGTTCAAAAGCAGATCATGTTATAGAAGCTGATCCTTTAAAGATAAGAGGTAATAAATCATTAATTAATGAGTGTGAAAAAATAATTTTTGAAAATGAATGGATAAAAATTGATAAATTAAATTTAATTGACAATAAAGATATTTTTGTCCCAAGCCTTAATGCAATTAAGCCATTAGTAGATAGGTTTTCTCAAAAAAAATTAATAGAAAGAATGAATATTCCCTGTCCAAAATGGATAAGCATTGAAGATTTTAAAAATCTCTCGGATGAGGAAATCAATAATTGGAATTTTCCTTTAATGGCAAAATCAAATAAAGGTGGATATGACGGTAAAGGCAACAGAAAAATAAAGACAAAAGAAGATTTAGATTCTTTTTTTACAGAGAACAATTCCGATGAATGGTTAATAGAAGAATGGATAGAGTATGAAAAAGAACTGGCTCTCGTTGGTTCGAGAGATAGGACCGGTAAGATAAGATTCTTTCCAATAGTTGAGACATTCCAATCAAACCATGTTTGTGATTGGGTTCTTGCACCTGGAACAAATGCATATGATTTGAACTTATTTGCAATAAATATTTTCTCTTCAATAGTCAATGAACTGAATTACGTTGGAGTTTTAGCTATTGAATTCTTCTATGGAGATAATGGTCTTTTAATTAATGAAATAGCTCCAAGAACACATAATTCAGCTCATTTCTCTATTGAAGCTTGCACTTCAAGTCAGTTTGATCAATATGTTTGCATTTCTTCTGGGATAATGCCACCTGAAATTAAAATGAACTGTGAAGGTGCAATTATGATAAATCTACTGGGGTTAAAAAAGAATTTCCCAATCTCAATGGAAACCAGAATTAAAATGTTATCTGAAATTGAGGGTTCTAATATTCATTTTTATGGCAAATCTCGCGAAATTCTGGGAAGAAAAATGGCTCACATCACATTTTTATTAAATGGTAAAACACATTCAGAAAGATATGATGAAGCTCAAATTTTATTAACTATGGTAAGAGACATTTGGCCATCTCCAAATGCATAAAAAAATAAGTTAGAGTTAGATTACTGGATCTTTGGTTAAGTTCTTCTTTATGTGCTCTGATCTGACTCTCTTTCGACATGAGGAGACTGTCGTGATGCGGTAGTAAACCGATCTTGTAATCGGAAACGAAAGCCCACTTTGAATCCTCTTCTGGCATTTCCAGGTCGATGCAGCAGAGAACTGACGGGGATCCGGTGTTACCTATCAAAATGCTTGCTAAAACAGGCTTTTGGTGGGTATTTTATTTTTTTGAATAACTGAGCTGTTTTTATTCTCTATCAGTGTAAATAATTTATTTCCCAAAATACTTGACGACCTTTTCTGATGTATTTATATTTGTAGTACACATGTATTACTAATTAATGACTTTAGGAGGAGCTAATGTTTGGACTAATTTTTCTTACGGTTATCGTAATGAGTCCCCAAGTGGTTGGTTGCTTAGCCCAGAGCGTAACAGACTAATTTTATTTACAAGGAATAAAAAATCTCCAAGAAATAGTATGAGAATTTTTGCTCATACATATTATGCAAATGATCTTGGTGAGCCAATGGCAATTAAATCATCAACTCAAATGTTTTTGGATAATGCTTGGGATAAATGGCATGACCTTCAATTAGAAGGTTGGACTTTTGAAGAACTTGAATTACCTGAATCTGTATGACTAACTTAAATCCAATAAAAAAGAAATTATCACAATTAGATAGAAAGATATCTATGCAAGACCCATCAAAATTATTAGCAGAATTTTTTAATGGTGTTGTGATTGAACTTGATGAAGAATATAAATATGACTCATAAAGAATTGATAGATCAAGTTTCCGAAAATTTATTCAAACAAAGTGGAAAGTTTGAAAGTAGAAGATCATGGTTGGCAATGAGAAATTATCTTGAACAATTAGATACCGAACAACTTAAATCCATGCTTAAGGACCACTGATGATTCAAAACTTTATTTAGTTTTTATTTTTTTCTTAATTCTCAGAAAACCGTAAGTTGCAAAGCCAACCAAAAACATATCCAAGTAAATATGCCAAGTAGGAAAAATCTGATGTATTAATTCCATTAACGTTTTATTGCCACTTGCCAATAAGGATAATCTAAATTTGATTTTTCTCTAATCAATTGTAATTTTCTAGAATTTATTTTTACTACTATCCCATCTGTTGGATAGTTACTAAAAAGCTTCCCTTCTAGCCATTGTTTTCTAAATACTTCAACTTGGCTAGTAAAGTTGCATGAAATATCCTGAGGGATCGTGAAGCCAAGCTTTGAAAGACTTTTTTTGGACTCATATTGGTTAAGTGTTGAATTAAGTATTTGAAATGCGCAGAAGATAAGATTTGCAGAAAATCCTTCTTTAGCTCTTAGAAATCCAGAAGCGATTCTCTGGGAGATATTTGGACTTTGGTTGGGTGCATATAATTCACCTCTAACTTGAAGAACTCCTCGTAAAGGGAGATTATTGGGAATGTCTTGGACTTTAATAAGTTTACTAGTAACGTCTGCTCCTTTTCTTGAAATTGCTTTCTCCAAGGTTCCATCCCTATATTGCAAAGCGACAGCACAACCATCAATTTTTGGTTCAATTAATAATCTGGTATTTACTAATAATCCTTTCAAAAATTCATCTATTGAATCCTTTTCTAATGAAGGTAAAACTAGTTTATTTTTCTTTTTAAAGTAATCACAATTTGGGTTTGTTCTTAATAAATTTTTTTCAAGTTGGTCGAACTGCTTATCAGAGATTAAAGCATTACCATTTCTATAATTATCGTCATACCATTCAATTCGTTCTTCTAAATAAGTCTTCATTTAATAAGATGGCTTAAGTTTTTGGTCAGGTATCCAACTTGGTTTATCTATAATCCATTTTTCTCTATCTTCATATTTAACAGTCCATAAAAGAAATGAAGAAATTTCTTTTAGAGTAATGCCAACCAAATATCTTGTTTTTGGACTTATTGATATAAATCCAAATAATAATATTAATAAAATAAGTTTAAACATGCCTTTAATCATTTAAAAACTCAGCATAATTTTTGCGAACTTTTTAATTAATGCAATTCTTATAACCCTCAATCTTTGCTAGTTCATCAATATTCAAACCTGTTTCTTCTAGTAAAGTTTCTCCTATATCGTCCTTATTAAATTTAGTTAAAGCTCCTTTAGTAGAGTACTTAATACATTGGTTTTTGTATTTTGCTTCTTTGACTACAGGATATAAATAAAAACCAAACAAGACGATAAAAGCCCCATAGATTGCAACTTTTATAAGGTTTTTCCACCATTCATAAAATTTATTGGACACGAAAAATAAATGACTATTTTCTATTTTAAATTGAATGTCAACAAATTACTTTAGAAATTTAAGGATTGGTTAATTTATTGTTTTTTCATTAATAGATTTAACCCAAGAATAATATCTTGATTTTCTAATCCTTTGCTCTTTCAAGACTAATCTATCCGCAGATTCTAGGGGTGATTCTCCTTTCTCAATTTTTGTTGTCATAGAAATACCAAAACCTTTTGCTTCAATTTTTGCGATGCCACCCTCTAAAAAAAATAAAAAAGACCAACCTTTGTTCCATCCTAAATAGAAGGGATTTCGATACATTGTATTCTTTTGGAGATACTCTTTAAATGATATTTTCCTTTTCAAGGAGTTACTTGTATTCACTATTACCAAATAAGAAGTTTACGGCTGATTATTTCTGGAAAGTAATTTTAGTATTTAAATAATTATCAAAGGAATACTTGACGTTAAGGAGTAGTACATTTATATTATTAGTACAACTGTATTATCTACATGACTTCAGGAGTTGCTAATGTTCGGACTTATTTTCATCGTTGCAGCCTTATTGACCCCCCAACTGGCTGGTTGTTTAACAAAAAAAGTGGTTTATTAATTTTTTTTGAGACTTATAAGAAATCTGTATCTAATAACTTAAAAGTATATACTCATCTTTTCTATGCAAATGAATTAGGTGAACCAGCCCAAATTAAAAATTCAAGACTTCATTCTATTGAGTGTGCTTGTGAAACATGGAATGAATTAATTTCAGGAGGTTGGCAAATTGTTACTAATAAATTCCAGTAATCATGATCAAGGTAAATCCGTCAAAATGGGAATATCTAAAAGAATCTACCCTAAAACGAAAACGAACAAAGATTTGTATTACTTGCAATCACTTTCGCTACAGCACTACAGAAACTTTTGCTACTATCTTGATCTGCCCAAAATACGAAAAACGCATACCACAGGGTGATCATTTACTTAAAGGCTGTGAGTATTGGCAAAAAAATAGGACGATATTTTCCCCTGAAGCATCTTAATTATTCTCTAATTAAACTTCTCTCTGTAGAGATATTTAATTATGTAAACAAAGCATTATTTTATACAACTTAAAAAATTCTTTTTAGGTAATTTTGAGTCATGATTCAATTCTACTTTTCTATATTTTTATTAGTTGTCCTTACATTTTTTGCACTTTTATTAGATGCACCAGAGTTGGCATCTTTAATTCAAACATTTTAGAAAATAATAAATCAGCATTTTTACTGATTTACTTTCTTAATAAGTAAGGCGTAGGTTTAACTTGTTGAATAGGAGGGATCTAATGATTGACAGTCCACCAGAGGAGTTAAATTATAAAATTTAAATCTAGACAAAACTAATGCTAAATCTGGAATGAATCTTCTATTTGAGATTCATTCCTTATTAATTTCTTTCTAAAAAATGTAAATTATAAATATTTAACTTTAAGAGTAAAAAATTTGTTCATATTAAAATGATTTGAAGCTTAGGTCACTTCTTAGATACTTGCTAACTTTACCTGAATCCAAAACCCGTTTTTTGTTCTTCTTTTTCTTCCCATTCATTAATAATTAGTTTTAGTAAACTTTTAAGTTCTGAATTCGAAGCATCAGTATCTTTTTGAAGATTTATACAAATGTTTTTTATTTCCTCAAAAGCATTATCAATTAATATTGTTTTTTGATCTGGATTAGCCATAGAATTTTAAAATGCTCCATTACAGTTGAACCCACTGCAGTTAATAACCCTGAAAATATTCATTACAAAGTTGTGGAATCTTTCATCAGAAAAAAATGCCCAGGTTGTAAAGATAGCAAAACCAGAGACAGCAAAAGCAGCATATTGAAGCCAATGTATTCCATAGCTGTCCAATCCATTTTTATCAAAATCAGAATTACTCACTTGCTTTTTTGATTCATAATAAAAAGTTTTTTTTTAAAAAGGAGATTTTGTTTTGATCGAGAGATTTATTTTTTTCTTTATGACCTTAATGTATTGATAGTTTAAATAAAACCAGGTATTATCCATCCAAAAAAACCGTAGTTTATTATCAAAGCTAAAAAACCAATCATAGCCAATCTCCCATTTGTTATTTCGGCATTTTTCCAAAATCTACCCATGTAGTTTTTATTTTTTTTCGAATTTTTATCTACCAAATAATTTGGTTCTAAAGGTTCCTGCAACCTTTTGATGGCGTATAAAGAGAATTGAATTGTAATTGCGATGATAACAACTATAAAACTAGTAAGTGCATCCATTTTTAGATTTCATATGTGATCAATTAGTAAGCCAAATAGTAAATGACATTTGTATACATCAAACATTTCCCCATTTCTGCTTTTTTGACAGAGGAAACCTTAACTTGAATTATTAAAGAATGTAACATATTTAAAAAAAAATTAGTATGAATCCTTACTTTTTCTTTGGATTTCACATTTTTAAGAACTTTAATGTTACATTTATGTGTCAGCAATATCCTAAGACTAGTCTTAATTGAATTACAGAATTAGCTTTAAAGTTTTTACTTTAAATCAGATAAATTATTGAAAATTTTTATAAGGAATATATTTTCAACGTTATTTTTTTAAAATATTTTTAATAACTAGATATAATTATTTTTGTTTGGTTTCCGGAAGGTAAAATTTATTGCCCAATGTGTAACCAATTGACATAAGAACGAAACCAATAAGTTGAGGTAAATGAGAATTAGCTAGAGAGATTTTTTCAATCATTTCTAAAACTATAAATTTATATAATAATAAAAAATTTATAATACTGTAAGTCTATTTTCTTTTTGATTCTTTAATCTCCCCAGATTTTTTTAGTGAATTAACAAGTCTTTCATTTTCTGTTTTTAAATTTTCTAATGCAGATTTTGTGAATTGTTCTTTAGCCTCAAATTTTGGTGAACTTATAACTTTTTTATTAGGGAGTTTTTTCTTCGGTTCTGAATTCATATTAAACAACAATTTAAAAAATTTTAGAAGTTATTTTTTTTGAGTTAGGTATTATTTTTTACAGTTTTCTGGTTAATAATATTTGTTTACATAGACAAATTAATCTTTATCTTTTGGGAGCCTTAACCATCCAGTAGTCCATTCTGATTTTAGTTTTGCCCATGAGATTCTTTTAATGTCTTTTTTATTTTTGGTAGGAAAAATATCAACCCATCTATCTTCATTTTTCCCGCCATAAGCTTTAACTTGAAAATGCCTATTACCATTAATTGTCTTTGGTGCTGTCCAACACAAGGTAGGAGGCCATTTCATGGGAAATTTATAAAAATTAAAAAAATTAAAGGTTGCTTTGCCCAGTTAACACTAAACCATAATATGCAATCGTTCCAAGGATAAGTACGATTCCTAGTATTCTAATAATCATGGTTAAATATTTTTAAATTCAAATTATATTAGAGAAATTTTATAAATTTGCGTTGAAGATTTAATATTTTCTGATCTTTCCTTTTTTATTTCTAACTATGGTGTGGCAAGATTCAGGATGCCACTCATTCTGTATTTGGCCAATAAAATCATAAATAAATGAATCTGGACATCCAGTTTTTTTTTGAAGTCCTGAAAGTTCTGCTTTAATGAATTCATAAACACTCGTTATTACACCTAAATTTTCTTCTTGGGAGGGAGCCCATTCATTATTCTCCATTAATATTCTTTAAATTATTTTCCACAATATCGTAATAGATTATGTCTCCATAATCAGCATCTGAACAACATAAGTCTCCATATAGTTCCTCTAACAAATCGTATGCATCTGAATACTTATCAAAACTTTGAGCGGTTAATTCGTCATTTTTCCCATCAATTCTAATTATTTTGTAGGTCATATTTTACTTAGATGCAAAAAGTATTTTTTAAAATTCATCGATCATCTTATAAATAAAGATCTTATTTAGAAGTATTAGTTGGGTAAAGCTTCTGAATTTTGTTTTTCTGAATTTCTATTTTTCTTCGTTCATATTTTTTTGCCATTACATTTCTAATAAATAATTGTGGGACAAGCCAAACTAATGCAATAGCTATAGCCATGAAAGCAGGATTTCTCCACGTCAACCGAATGATCTCTTGTATAAATTCTTGATTTAAAATTTCCATACATTAAATTTTGATGATAAAAATATCTTTGCTTTCTTTGTAAAAATCTTTTAAATATAAAATTTATTATAACCTTAAAAATTCTTATAATGAATTTTATAAATTTTTTCTTTTTCTAGTTTGTGTTTTTTTATATTTGGATTTAGATTAATTTTTAATTTTTTAGTTTATAGATGTCGACTTATCTAATTACAGGATCAAATAGGGGGATAGGACTAGAACTATCTAGGCAAATTCATAAGAGGGGAGATAACGTAATTGCAACGTGTAGAAAAGCTTCAAAAGAACTTAGAGATTTAGGAGTGAGAATTGAAGAAAATATAGAAATATCTTCTGATGAGTCGATAACAAATTTGTGTAAAAAACTATCTGGAGTTAATTTAGATTGCTTCATTCATAATGCAGGAATTTATGAATTTAATTCTTTCGAAAACTTAGATAAAAAAAGTATTTTGCGACAATTTGAAGTCAATGCATTGAGCCCAATATGTATGACTCAATCACTTAAACATCTTTTAAAAAGATCTTCTAAAGTTGCTTTTATCACAAGTAGAATGGCTTCTATTGAAGATAATACATCTGGAAGTTCTTATGGTTACAGGATGTCTAAAGTAGCCTTGTCCATGGCTGCAAAATCACTTTCCATAGATTTATCAAGAGAAGGTATTTATGTAGCTATTTTGCATCCTGGGTTAGTAAGTACAAGAATGACTGGCTTTACAAAAAATGGAATTAGTCCTGAAGAATCAGCAAATGGCCTTATAAAACGTATTGATTCCTTAAATAAAAATAACTCGGGTACGTTTTGGCATGCCAACGGAGAAGTTTTGCCATGGTAATTCTTACTCTTTTTTTAAGAGATTTATATCGTTAATTTGTTAAAAAACTTTTAAATTTTTAACGAATTTCTTTCCTTGCTTAATTCTTTTGGTTATCTTAAAAAAAACATTAGTAAAGGAGGTGATTCATTGTCGTATCTACCGAAAAATGCGGTTATCAAAGAGACCGTGAATTCAGTATCTTCATCACATTCATCGGTCTCTTTTTCTTTAATTAAGAAAAAAGGTTTTATAATCAATAGATTTATATAAATCAATCACTTAATAATCAAAAGCTCTGCATCTTAAGTTAATGCAGAGCTTTTTTTATTAATTTAAATAGTCATTTAAAATTTATTCTATTTTTTTTGGCCGAAGTAAATTAAGGCTAAAAAAGATAAAGTGCTTACCAAAGCTATTAAGTACCACCCAGCTGAGGAGTTGCTTGTTACTTCTGTCATTTATTTTGATTTGTCGGAGGAATTGATTATTTGAGTGAAAATCAAAATTGATATTATTAAAAAAACTAAAAGAATGTAAGTTACGTTCATTTATAGAAAAATGCTAATTATCAAAAAGATTATTCCTAGAACTACCGTAACAATAGCTCCATCTACTAATAGGTCTTTCCATGTATAACTTTTAAGCATCCTTTTTTTATCTTCTTCATTCATAAGGTTTTTTAACCACGTCCAATCTAAAAGCTGTGTCAATGCAACTCCAAAAATTAAATGACCAATCAAAATACCAATTAGATCAATTCTAGAAATATCTTTAGTGAGGTTTGTAATAATAAAAAAATTCACTAGCTTTTTTCTTTATTAGATAAGGCACCACCTTCTTCTTTATATTTTTCCCAAGCTTCGCTTATTTTTGCTTTAGAGAAATTTTGTTTCCCCTCAGAGAATTTATTCTTGAGGTTATTAAAACTATTAGTCAGCTCTTTTTTTGTTGGTTCATCAAGAAAGTTTGATGTTAATTTCCATAAATACCAGCTACTAGCTAGAAGAAGAATTAATCCTAGTAATTGCATATTTGTTTTTTACTATGCTACAACTTTTTAAATGGTTTCGATAAATTAATTTATTTAATATTAAAAGAAACTTTTTGATATTAATCAAAATTAAAACTTTAACCAGTGGAAAAACACTCTATCCAGTAACCATATAGTTAAACCCCCTTCTAGGAAAGCCAACCAATACATACCATAATCAGACAATCCCATTTGTTCCTTGACTGTTTTAATTAATTTTTTGTGGGCTTTGATGAGATCTATCATTAATAATCAAAATTTTTTTAAACTTGTTGAATTTCTTTAACTAAAAAACCCTTTCCATAGCAAGATAGACACGTTTTAGTCTCATCTAATGAAATTCTTAGGAAACCTGCTCCATTACATCTGAAGCAATTTACTTTAGAAGTTGAATAAAGTTTTGACTTAATTTTAGCAGCACGGTTTAAATAGGAAATAGTTTCTTTACGACCGTTTGCTTGAGTAGCTTTATTTAAAAGCTTTTTGTAATTGACTTTTAGTTCTTTGGTATTCATATTTGATAGAAATAATTATTCGAATACATGGAAAATAGTTATTTATATGATTTAAAAAAAAGAATTTTCCTTTTATATTTCTTATCTGATCTCTTATTGAGATTTAAATAATATAACTAGGATTTGTTTTATATGTTTAGTATCTGCATTAATATTTTGTATATTTAATAGAAATTTTATATTTGACAATCTGAAAGTATTTTGGGTAATAATTCAAGAAGAATTTATTATTTAATCCCAGGTGGGAATTTTCGAAATTTGTTATTTAAAAAACATTTTAAGCTCTATTAAATCATCCAGCCTTTTTGAGATTTTTAACTAAAAAATCATTTTCATTAGTAAGGACTTTTAGCTTTGATTTCTCCAACTCTTTTTTTATTTCTGGCTTTAAATCCTTTTTAGTCTCATTAAGATACATAGGATTTACACATAGTAATTATTTAAAAGACAGTAAAAATCATAGTGATCCCAAACAAATATTGTGGATAGTTTTTTCTTAAAAGAAGATAATATTTTATTTTGCACATAGAACTTCAAATTTAATCAACATATTGTGGAAAACCCTGTTGAAAAACGCTTAAAAAGTGGATAACTCTTCGGGAGCATTATCAAAACAAGCTTTTCTGCAATAATTTTAAGTATTAATACTTCATCAAAAAAATTTTAAATGTAGTTTAAAAAGTATCAAAATCTCAGTTTATAACTGTGGGATCATTACTTTTTTAAAAAAGATAGAAAATCCATTCCAAGAGGACATGTTGATAAAGAATTTTAAAAAAATCTTTTCATGATGTATCAATTTGAAAATTAAAGTGAAGAAAAATCAATCTAAACTTGAAATTTTTAATTTTTGCCTTAGTCGGTCAAAAAATATTTATTTCGGTTTTCTCTATGAAAATATTTCACAAATCCAAAATTAATCTAATAAATTTTATTAAGTTAAAAATTTAAAATGTCAGAAGAAAAAAAGGATTCAAAAAAGTGTTCTGGAAAGAAAAACATAATGTTTGCTTATGGTTTTATACAACTCGGCTCTAGTTTTGTCTCTGCTGTAGCGTTGGCTGCGATTGCTTTTGGATTCTGTTCAGTAAAAAAAGAGTCTAAGCTTTTCAATAAATGTGTTGCCGAAATTATCGAAGACGGTGGTACTAATTCAGAGGCTGTAAGGTACTGTAATGGGGGCAATTAAAAGTCTCACACAGAACAATTAAATGGATTCGACAAGTGATTTGATTTTTGACTCTTTGAAAGAGGAGCCAATTGGAGAGACTAATCATTTTATTTGGTTCATAACAGATATTGGCATTGTTGCTCTATTCAAAAACGATGAGAACTTTGAAACTTACAATTCGAATGTCGAAATTGAGGCAAATAAAATTGCTTTGGATATAACTAAAGAAGAGAAAGAACACTTCAAAATAAAAGAGAGACAACTGTTCTTGTTTTATTCATAACCTAGGATTTAGTTCTTGATTTAATAAGATGGCTCAAGGTTAATGGCAGGCTCTACAAAATTGTTTTCGCTAATTAATTCGTAAGTTAGCTCTTTATTTAGGGCATTTATATAAGATGTATAAAGCTTTCCCCAAACAAATTCAAATTCGTCTTTACTTAAATTCTTGAAAAGAATTTCTCCTTTGAAGTAAATGTGATAAGAATCATTCATTATGGGAAAATAATCTTTCCCTTTTTAACGTAGTGAAATATTTATGTAGTATTAGGTGCTACTAAAAAGAAATTTATATTTAGGAGTTAGAAATACATTTAAACTAACCTTGTATTCATTTTTTGTTTTTTGAATAATCCGACTGTCTCATCAAGATCCATACACGGCTGAATACTTATATCCATTAACCTTCTCCATGGATGCCATTGCTTCCAAATTGTCTCAAGAGAATCTGCACTCACTACAGAATGTCCAATCCCATTTTGAACCATAAAAATCCAAGAATGAACCTCATAGTTTTCAGGTCTGTTTTGGGGACCACCTGATTCGTACCAATTAATTAGCATTTCTGCCCCCTCTTCTTGATCCTCGCCATCTGTAAATTCGTAGGAAATCAAATACCTTTGCATATAGATTATTTTAAAAATCTCTAAACTATCTTAACTCTAGATTTAGATATTGCCTCCCATTTTAATTAATGCTATGAAGTTTATAGAAGTGATTGTTTTAAATGA
It includes:
- a CDS encoding 3-dehydroquinate synthase; protein product: MNKRKILVPLGDKSYEVTLEAGILNNISEELLRIGITKHRKILVISNEEISNLYGEKFLNNLKDNKYQAKMFLIKAGESHKNLKTLSEIYDVAFEFGLDRNSIIIALGGGIVGDVSGFAAATWLRGIEYIQIPTTLLSMVDSSVGGKTGVNHPKGKNLIGAFNQPKAVFIDPETLKSLPKREFNAGMAEVIKYGVIRDKELFEYLEIEKHKNELINLKNDYLIKIINSSIKIKSNIVSQDEHENGVRAILNYGHSFGHVIENLCGYGKFLHGEAISIGMNIAGKIAIERGLWSLEELERQQILLESYDLPTEIPKINKEDVLTILMGDKKVRDGKMRFILPKEIGAVDIYDDVEDSLFLKFFS
- a CDS encoding DUF3303 domain-containing protein gives rise to the protein MQRYLISYEFTDGEDQEEGAEMLINWYESGGPQNRPENYEVHSWIFMVQNGIGHSVVSADSLETIWKQWHPWRRLMDISIQPCMDLDETVGLFKKQKMNTRLV
- a CDS encoding molecular chaperone DnaJ — its product is MNTKELKVNYKKLLNKATQANGRKETISYLNRAAKIKSKLYSTSKVNCFRCNGAGFLRISLDETKTCLSCYGKGFLVKEIQQV
- a CDS encoding 5-(carboxyamino)imidazole ribonucleotide synthase produces the protein MSLKKNIKDIKKNYSLGIIGGGQLALMLTEAAKKRNLEVCVQTKSCDDPAGSKADHVIEADPLKIRGNKSLINECEKIIFENEWIKIDKLNLIDNKDIFVPSLNAIKPLVDRFSQKKLIERMNIPCPKWISIEDFKNLSDEEINNWNFPLMAKSNKGGYDGKGNRKIKTKEDLDSFFTENNSDEWLIEEWIEYEKELALVGSRDRTGKIRFFPIVETFQSNHVCDWVLAPGTNAYDLNLFAINIFSSIVNELNYVGVLAIEFFYGDNGLLINEIAPRTHNSAHFSIEACTSSQFDQYVCISSGIMPPEIKMNCEGAIMINLLGLKKNFPISMETRIKMLSEIEGSNIHFYGKSREILGRKMAHITFLLNGKTHSERYDEAQILLTMVRDIWPSPNA
- a CDS encoding Notch domain-containing protein produces the protein MSNKFYEWWKNLIKVAIYGAFIVLFGFYLYPVVKEAKYKNQCIKYSTKGALTKFNKDDIGETLLEETGLNIDELAKIEGYKNCIN
- a CDS encoding NAD-dependent DNA ligase translates to MKTYLEERIEWYDDNYRNGNALISDKQFDQLEKNLLRTNPNCDYFKKKNKLVLPSLEKDSIDEFLKGLLVNTRLLIEPKIDGCAVALQYRDGTLEKAISRKGADVTSKLIKVQDIPNNLPLRGVLQVRGELYAPNQSPNISQRIASGFLRAKEGFSANLIFCAFQILNSTLNQYESKKSLSKLGFTIPQDISCNFTSQVEVFRKQWLEGKLFSNYPTDGIVVKINSRKLQLIREKSNLDYPYWQVAIKR
- a CDS encoding DUF1651 domain-containing protein, with amino-acid sequence MTSGVANVRTYFHRCSLIDPPTGWLFNKKSGLLIFFETYKKSVSNNLKVYTHLFYANELGEPAQIKNSRLHSIECACETWNELISGGWQIVTNKFQ
- a CDS encoding high light inducible protein, which gives rise to MDALTSFIVVIIAITIQFSLYAIKRLQEPLEPNYLVDKNSKKNKNYMGRFWKNAEITNGRLAMIGFLALIINYGFFGWIIPGFI
- a CDS encoding SDR family oxidoreductase, which produces MSTYLITGSNRGIGLELSRQIHKRGDNVIATCRKASKELRDLGVRIEENIEISSDESITNLCKKLSGVNLDCFIHNAGIYEFNSFENLDKKSILRQFEVNALSPICMTQSLKHLLKRSSKVAFITSRMASIEDNTSGSSYGYRMSKVALSMAAKSLSIDLSREGIYVAILHPGLVSTRMTGFTKNGISPEESANGLIKRIDSLNKNNSGTFWHANGEVLPW
- a CDS encoding DUF1651 domain-containing protein, whose protein sequence is MTLGGANVWTNFSYGYRNESPSGWLLSPERNRLILFTRNKKSPRNSMRIFAHTYYANDLGEPMAIKSSTQMFLDNAWDKWHDLQLEGWTFEELELPESV
- a CDS encoding TIGR02450 family Trp-rich protein; amino-acid sequence: MKWPPTLCWTAPKTINGNRHFQVKAYGGKNEDRWVDIFPTKNKKDIKRISWAKLKSEWTTGWLRLPKDKD